The genomic window CTTGATAGCAGTGATTTAGCAAAGGCCTGGGGTTATTATGAAGTTCATTATAAAGACGGCAAGCTGACAAATGCAATTCGAGTTAATAAGTCTAAATTGGATGAGGAGCCTCCAGCAGTTGCAGAAAAATTAGAATTTAATTGTGAAGGGCGTCTCATTTTTCACGAAACTAATCTTCATGAACATTCTCAATATGATCCTATACTGTACAAAAGGAGTTACAACCAGCAGAATTATGACCTTCGGATTTATGATAAAGTGGGGAAATTAATGGCCTGGGAAAGTCATATTTATAAGGATAATTTGCTGGTTAAACGCTTAGTGTATGATGAATCAGAAAAATTAAAAAAATATTCAACTTTTGACCACGACTCATTTATAGAGAAAGTTTTTACTCCTGACCATAAATTCCTAGAAGAAAGAGACATGGGTAGGTATTTTGATTAGTCATCGATGGTATTAATGGCTTTCCGCCCCTTGCGCCATTACCCACTGAGTATTGCATTGAAACCAAATCCCCCCGGCCCTTGTGATATTTTACCCTTGCCTTCATGCCCCGCAGGGGTACTTCACAGAAGGGGGAGCACATCATTTCGCATCCCAGCCTCTTTCACGAAAGGGAGAGCAATTCATAGGCTATGAGACTAAATTACTCGAAGAAAAGATTGAAGGTTTTTCAATCCCCCCTTTTGTAAAGGGGGTTAGGGGGATTTCTCGTCCCGCCAATCAATAAATTCCGCAATCTTTCCCATAACTCCGGCAATGTTTTCTAATACCTCACGATTGGTAAACCGCAATACCCGCAAACCCTTGGAACTAAAATATTGGGTGCGGTTCAAATCACAGGAGATGTGGGTGGTCTCTGCATGCGTATCACCATCAATCTCGATGATCAGTTTTAACCGATGGCAATAAAAATCTACAATGTAGCTGCCAATAGGCTTTTGCCGGTTAAAAGTAACTTCTTTGTAAAACGGCATTCTTCTGAGCGCGTTCCAAAACTGTTTCTCTGCGGGTGTGGGATTGCTTCGTAATTGCCTTGCTTTTTCTTTTAAAGTAGCACTGTAGTGCAAATTTGTTTGGAATTTATTTGATGGCATAAAAACTAAATCCCCCCGACCCCCTTTGCAAAAGGGGGAGAGGCTGATCCCCCCGGCCCCTGTGACATATTACCTTCACCTTCATGCCCGGCAGGGGAGGGACAACCTTTTAATGTCAATTCCTCTCCCCTTTGAAGAGCACTATTGATTCAAATCCTTGAGCAAATCAGCCAGTTCATTCAGTTGATCGTCAAGTTGCGGAGGGCGCGATGGCAAAACGGCGGGGGTTTCATCGTCAGAGGGGCAGACACCCTCCTCTTCGAGTTCGGGCTCTTCTTCCTGAGGAAAGGGGGACGGGGCGTCTCTTAGAACTTTTGGGGAAGTGTCATCCTTAAAATATTTCGCCAGTTGAAAATGCTCGTCCAAGCGCGTCCATTTCACGCCATCCCCGGAAATCGCATCGGTACGCAGTAATTTTTTACCTTCAATGTAGGGGACCAGCATTTTGGTGGGAATGTCCTTGACCACCTTATTCCCACGGCGGATCATGACTGTGAATAGCGGCTGGTATTTATTGTCGTCTTCGCTCATTTTTGGGATAGAGAAGGCCCGGTTCGATTGCGTCCCATGGTGATCAACATAAACACGGAAATACCAAAAATCAGAATACCGATGAACTGCGACGTGGAGAACAAACTCTCGACCGCGTACCCGCGATCGTCACCGCGAAAATATTCGATAATGAATCTGCCGATGGAATACAGAACGCCATAGGCCCAGATGATCTGCCCGTCAAACGATTTGCGCTTTCTAAGCCACAGCAAAATTGAAAATATGACCACCGCGTTGATCGATAGATAAACCTGCGTGGGATGCAGGGGAATGCCTTGCGGCGCCAGCGAGTTGGGGTCCGAAAAAACGATCGCCCACGGAACATCGGTTTTCACCCCGTAACAGCAACCAGCGAAAAAACACCCCCACCTGCCGATGGCCTGCCCGATGGCAATGGATGGCGCTAAAATGTCCGCCGTTTGCCAGAGTGGCATCTCCTTCTTCTTCAAATAGAGCACAGCCACGATCATGCCGAGGATCAACCCGCCGTAGTAAACCAGCCCGCCTTTCCAGAACTTAAAAATCTCCAACGGGTGGGCCAGAAAATACTCGTGCTCTACGATCACGTAAAGCAGGCGCGCTCCCAGCAGGGAAGAAACCAGAATATAGAAACAAAGGTCGACTATTTTCTGCGGATCCAGACCTTCATTTTTTGCCAGGTTGGAAGCAAAGAGAATGGCCACGAAAAAACCGGTGGCTACCAGCAATCCGTAGGTGAAAATTTTTATAAAACCAAACTCTAAAAGGATGGGATGCATAACGCCCTGAGAAGATGAGAGTGGTTTTTAATCCTGCCCGCTATCCGTCGGTTTTTGCGCGGTGTGGGAGGAAGCCAACTGCTTCGGGTGTTTTTGAAAAAGATCCAGAATCATCAGCCCTACCCCTATGCTAATACAGGAATCGGCAAAATTAAAGGCGGGAAAATGATACCCCTGAAAATAAACATCCAGAAAGTCGATCACTTCCTTGTAAACAATCCGGTCGATGACATTGCCGATGGCCCCGCTGAATATCAGAATGAGTCCGGTCCGAACCATCCGGTGTTCTCTCGGAGTCTGATGGTAAATCACAAGGATCGCGACAATGGCGGCTATAGAAATAGAAACAAAAATCCAGGCCTTGTACTGGGACTCCATATTCGCGAACAACCCAAAAGCCACGCCGGGGTTTCTGACATGGGTGAGATTAAAAAACCCCTCGATCACCTCAATCGAATAATACAGAGGAAGATGCGTGGTGATCATGAATTTGCTGTATTGATCCACAAGGATCAATACATTGGAAAGCAAAAATAAGGTCAGGTATTTATTTTTCAAGAGATTTTATGCTGTCGTCGCCTGCAGATTTTTGACACAGCGGGAGCAAATGTTGGCATGTTCCGTTGTTTCAACGGCTTCCAGAAAATAATTCCAGCACCGTTCACATTTTTGCCCACCCATCGGTTTCGGAAGCACTTGGACCCCTTCCAAAACTTCACTTTGATACACACCGTTCTCGCCTTTCAGGCTGTCCACCACCTCGACTTGGGAAACGATGAAAATGAACTTTAACTCTTCAAATTCGCCGTTCAGCGTCTTCTTGATCGCCTCCGGAAGAACCAGCTTGACAACAGCATCCAGAGAATGACCGATGACCTTGTCTCGGCGGCAAAATTCCAGCGCCTTGCTCACCTCCCCTTTCAGTTCGACGAGCGTTTCCCATTTGGCAATCACATCGTCCGCCAGATGTAACTTGGAAGCATCCGGGAACAAACTCTGGTGCACACTTTTTTCGGTCACACCGCCTTCCGGCATATACGACCAGACCTCTTCCGCCGTAAAACTCAAAATCGGCGCCATCAATCGCGACATGTCTCTCAGCAGAATGTATAACGCCGTCTGCCCCGAGCGCCGTTCCTGAGACGCTTTTGGAAAGGTATAAAGCCGGTCCTTCAGGATATCCAGGTAGAAATTGCTGAGATCCACCACGCAAAAATTATAAAACGCCTGATAAAATATGTGGAACTCATAATTCTCATAGGCCTTCAGTATTTTTTCTACCAGCAACTTGTAACGGTGAAGAATATAGCGATCGATTTCTAACAGGTCGTTTGTGGGAACCTGGTCCTGCTCAGGAACAAAGTCATGCAGGTTGCCGAGAAAATATCGAAAGGTGTTGCGGATTTTTCGGTAAGCCTCCGTCAGGCGCTTTAAAATTTCCTGCGAGAGACGGATGTCTTCGCGGTAGTTTTCCGAAGCCACCCAGAGCCTGAGCACTTCAGCGCCATACTGATCGATGATTTTTTGCGGAGCGATGACGTTGCCCTCGGATTTGGACATCTTTTTCCCCTTGCCATCGACCACGTAACCGTGGGTCAGGACCGTCTTATAAGGCTCCTTGCCACGGGTGCCGATGGATTCCAGAAGCGAACTGTGAAACCAGCCCCGGTGCTGATCGCTTCCTTCCAGATAAAGATCCGCCGGCCATTGCAGATCGGGGTTGTTTTCCACAACCGCCGCATGGCTGACGCCGGAATCGAACCACACATCGAGAATGTCGTTTTCCTTGATAAACTTTTCGCTTCCACACGAACAAGCGGTTCCGGACGGCAGTAATTCTTCAGCGTCTTTTTCAAACCAGAAGTCCGCGCCGTTTTTCTCCACCAGCTCGACGATGTGTTGAAACACCTTCTCCGAACGCAGAATCTCTTCGCAGGAAGCGCAGGAAAAAATGGCGATGGGAACGCCCCAGGCTCTTTGCCGGGACACACACCAGTCGGGGCGGTTTTCGACCATATTGTAGATCCGTTCCTTGCCCCATTTCGGGACCCACTCCACCCGCTCGATTGCTTCCAAAGCTTTTTTTCGGAGGCCTTCCTTATCCATCGGGATGAACCACTGGCGCGTGGCGCGAAAGATAATCGGCTGATGGCATCGCCAGCAATGCGGATAAGAATGCTGGATCGTGTGCTCGGCCTGCAGATAACCATCGGCACGAAGCTTTTCAATGATGGCGGGGTTGGCTTTGGTCACGAACTGACCGCCGAAATGTTCCACCTCCGGAACGAACACCCCTGCGTCATCCACCGGGTTGTAAGTTTCCAGTCCATATTTATTGCCGACCACGTAGTCGTCCTGTCCGTGACCGGGGGCTGTGTGAACACAGCCGGTTCCCTGCTCCAGCGTCACGTGATCGCCCAGAATGACTTTTGAATCCCGGTCGATGAACGGATGCCGGCACACGGCGTTTTCCAGTTCCTTGCCGGCGCATTTCCCAAGCACCTTGTAATCTTTAATGTCCCATTCCAGGATCAGAGCCGGTAAACGGTCTTCGGCAACGATCAAATTCTGCCCGTCAACTTCCACCGCGACATACTGAAAGTCCGGGTGCAGACACACCGCCAGATTGGCAGGCAGAGTCCACGGCGTCGTCGTCCAGATGACGAAAAAAGTTTTATCTTTATCCAGAGAATCAAACGGGAACGGAAGGTTCGACTTCACCGGAAACTTGACATAGATCGAGGGCGAAGAACGGTCGGCGTATTCCACCTCCGCCTCGGCTAATGCCGTCCGGCACGAGGTGCACCAGTGAACGGGTTTCATCCCCTGATAAACCTGTCCGCTCATCACAAATTTGCCAAACTCGCGGACGATGGTCGCTTCATAGGAATAATCCATCGTCAGGTAAGGCCGGTTCCAATCGCCAAACACGCCCAAACGGATGAACTCGTCTTTTTGAATCGCTACGTATTTATCCGCATATTCCCGGCACAGTTTGCGGATTTCATTTTTGTCCGGTTTCAGCTTTTTGGCTTTCTGGGCTTTGGTCACCTGATGTTCGATGGGCAGACCGTGACAATCCCAGCCAGGGATGAAGGTCGCGTCAAAACCCTTCATAGTGGCGATCTTGACGATAAAATCCTTAAGGATTTTATTAAGAGCGTGCCCCATATGGATATTGCCATTGGCGTAAGGCGGGCCGTCGTGAAATACGAATTTGGGTTTGCCTTTGAACTGCCTGCGGATCTCCCCATAAAGATCCTCTTTTTCCCAGCGCGCCAGGATCTCCGGTTCCCGCTTGGTGAGGTTGGCCTTCATCGGGAAGTCGGTTTGGGGAAGGTTCAGCGTTTCTTTATAGTCCATTGGAATTCAATTTAAACGAAAGATTTAAGAACAGTTTTTGCGAGACGGTTAAAAATAAAAAAATACACGAAAGGGGTATTGCAAAGCCATCAGAAAATCCCCCTGCCCCCTGTGGTATTTTACATTAGCTCTCATGCCCGACAAGGGTACTTTAAAAAAGGGGGAACCATCCTCCCCCTTCTGTGAAGGGGGCTGGGGGGATTTAAACTTCAAATTTTCAAAAGCTCCTTATATCTTCATGCACTGCTTGACTTCCCGCAAGGTGGCGTTGGCCACCTTGCCGGCTTTTTCGGTTCCGGCCCGCAAAATTTCCTTCACTTCTTTCGGTTTAGCGGCGATCTCCTGACGTTTTTCCATGATGGGCCGCATTCCGGCGAGCATGGAATCGACCAGCTTCAACTTACAGTCCCCACAGCCGATTTGCGCCGTCCGGCAGGCGGGGATGATTTCCTCCTGCATCTCTTTCGACGAATACAATTTGTGAAAGGGAAACAGATTGCAGACGTCCGGTTCCCCAGGATCTTCCCGCCTTGCGCGTTGCGGGTCGGTCAGCATGCCCTTGACCTTTTTGGTGATTTCCTTTTCAGTGTCGGACAGGTAGATAGCGTTATTATAACTCTTGCTCATCTTCCGTCCATCGATGCCATTGAGTTTGGGGATCTCCGAAATCTTGGCGGCGGGCTCCACAAAAACCTTCTTTTTGTACAAATTATGAAACCGCCGGACGATCTCCCTGGAAATTTCCAGATGCGGCGCCTGATCGATCCCCACTGGAACAAAGTCGGCTTTATAGAGCACTACATCCGCCGTCTGCAAAACCGGATACCCCAGAAAACCGTAGGAACTCATGTCTACATTTTTGATCTCCCCCTGCTTTTCCTTATAAGTTGGATTCCTTTCCAGCCACGGGACGGGAACGATCATCGATAATAAGAGGTGCAGTTCGGCGTGTTCGGGGATTTCCGATTGCACGAACAGGGTGCATTTTTCCGGGTCCAACCCGGAAGCCAGCCAATCGACCGCCACCTCAAACGAAAACTGTTTGATGAGATGCGGTTTTTCATAAAGCGTGGTCAGCGCATGCCAGTCGGCCACGAAGTAAAAACAATCGTAGTCCTCTTGAAGCGCAAGCCAGTTTTTTAACGCGCCGTGATAATTGCCCAGGTGCAGTTTGCCTGAAGGCTGCATACCGCTCAGAATTCGTTTCCGCTTCATCTAAAACTCGCCATCAAAACTTGTTGTAACGCGGGAAACGTTTCCTGAGTCAAGAAGAACACCGAATAGTTGATTGGAAGCCCCAGGATGGTTCCGAGAATTCCGGTGTGGGCAAAATGATCCAGTAAAAATATCCCTAAAATAAGAACCGCTCCAAACCGGTCGTAGCGGGAAATGGTTTCCGCCACCTCGTGCGACACCAACCCCTTGATAACACTTCCCCCATCCAGAGGCGCCACAGGAAGCATGTTAAAAATAGCAAGTGCCACGTTGATAAACACGCCAAAGCTGAGCAATACGAAGAGAATCACATTTTCCTGCGGCGAAATCAGGCGGATGAAAACACTGCAGACCACCGCCAGGGCGACATTCGACAACGGACCCGCCAGGGCAACGTACATCATGTCCCGGCGGGGGTTTTGAAAATTCCGCCAATCCACCGGCACCGGCTTGGCCCATCCAAATCCTACAAAATAAAAAAACAGGACTCCAACGATATCCAGATGTTTCAATGGATTGAATGTGAGCCGCCCCATGCGTTTCGCCGTATCATCGCCGAGGAGATAGGCTACTTTTCCATGGGAATACTCATGCACCGTCAAAGAAAACAAAACGACGGGAGTCATTAAAATCAACAACTGGGTCTTGTCCAAAACAACCTCTATAAAATCCGGTTAATTTGTTTGGTCGATCGAGGTCGAGGAGCAGTAGGCGTCCTTGGAGGGGCCAGGATACTAAAGAAAGGATATTTTCTTAGAAAAACTGCGCTCCTTCACCCCATTTTAGCGTAAATCACGTTAATTTCATAACCTTTAACGATTCCACGGAGGATTTGTTGACTGCTTAATCGCCCGGCCGTTTTCCCTCTGGAGTTCAAAACTTTCTGGTTTTGGCGTATTTCAGATAGGTATAAAAGGCCGCCGACAATGCCAGGAACATCCCCAGAAATCCTTCCCGGAACCCCTGGCGAATCAGAAAGTTTTTCAAGAAAACCAGGGGCGGACGCAGGTAAAGGTGGGTCCAGTTGGCTTTCCAGTCCAATCGCGCCTTTTCTGCCGCATAAAGGCTGGAATAGCGGTTCTGCCGGTCTATATAATCCTCAAACCCTTGATAGGAATAGTGCAGCAAGGGCTCGGCGATGATTCCTGAACTTTCGTCCGGTTCCAGCTTTTCATGCACCTGAGACTCTTTGAATGATACTTTCGTTTTGTCATACAGCCTTGAAATTTTATCGGGATACCACCCTCCAAACCGCACCCAGCGTTTCCCGAAAAAATTTTTTCGTGGGAACCGGTACACAGAATGTTGAGGTCCATTATGTAGTTCATTTTGAATGGCCTGCGCGCATTCCGGGCTGACGACTTCATCGGCGTCGATATTCAATACCCAGCGATGGCTGGCTCTGGAAGCGCAAAGATTTTTTTGCCGGCCATACCCCTGCCATTTCTCCTGAAACACCTTGTCGGTGAATTTTTTGCAAAGCTCTACGGTCCGGTCCGAGCTGAAAGTATCCATAACAACAATTTCATCAGCCCACTCCAGGCTTTGCAAACAGTTTTCAATATTCCGTTCTTCATTCAGCGTAATGATCGTAACTGAAATTTTTTCCATGATTTAACCCAAAAACCCCAATCAGGTCTGCCAAAAAAACAATACTATTTTACAGATTCACTTTTCTCCGTCCAGGGATTAATTTCCCCGCATTTTTTATTCTTATGGTAATATAATCCTTTGGTAATTTGGGGATTAAGCTTTTACTCATGGGATAAAGACAGAAAGTTACCATCGAACCCTGGTTTTTTTTAAAGCGAATGCCAAATTGATAAGCGCCTGCAAAAAAATTATGAATCAGTGTATTTATTCACTAATTCCTGGATAACGGGGACAACGGAATGAGAGAATTTTTGTTTAACCTCGAAATAAAACAGTTCTTTTCAAATATTGCACAAAAGATTGCCCTGTTTTTCCAAGGGGTGACTGAACAACTGGGGGCCACTCTGGGGCCCTATTTCCAAAAAATCCTGACCAATCCCCTGGCGGCAGGATTCACCCTCGTGGCATTGATTACCATTCCCATCATTGTTTTCAAAGTAAAAAAGTCAAAGTCAGAAGCAGAGTCCGAAGGCCGGCTCGATGAATTAATGGAAGAAATGAAAGGTTTTGAAATGAACGGGCCCATGATGGGTCTCGATAAAAACTACGATGACGCTCCATTGAACGATCTCGAACCTTACCATGAAGAAAATCTGGAAAATATGGATTTTGAAATGGACGAAATGATCCCGGAGCCGGATCAGAAGCGGGACAAACTGGAACCCGATTCCATGATCGAACTGCCCTCCCTCATTTCCAATGACGAGCCTGAAGAAATTGAAACATCCCTTTTTTCCGAGCAATGGGAAACAGCAGACGAACTCCTGGCAAACGACTCCAACGAAAATCGATTTAAAAGGGATGACAGGAAATCCGAATCGGAGCACCTGACTAAGGACGATATCGACTGGTCACAAATCAGCCGCCCCTCTCTATCTGAAGATGATGACGCTGACATGACCATTGAGGAAATCGAGAACCTGCAAAAAGAGATGGAAAGTTCCGTACAGAGGTTGGTGAATGAAACATCCTTTGAACACGGGGAAGAGGATTTCAACCGGGAAATCGAGTTTGACCCTTCTCCTCAGGTTCCAGAGCCTTCGGACTCAGCCCCCAGGAATGAAAATCCAGAGGAAACCGTTTCCACTACCAAATCAGAAAACCACCAGAAAGATAGGGACATCCCTGCCCAACCCGAAGAACCTGTATTCACGAAGTCCGAAGAAATTCCGGAACCCACCGTTGCCAGGGAAGAACATTTTGTTCCTTCAGAGGATGAGGATACGGTCGAGGAAAATTTCGAAAACCCGTTTGAACCTGAGCCAATGGTTGCCGTTTCAGCAACGAGCGTGAAAGAGTCTAAACGGGTCCAACCTGCGGCCTTAAAACCAAATTTGAAATCTCAGACAACGCCTCTTCATACCCGGTTAAAATCGCCGGAAAACGATTACAGGGGATTGCTGGAATCTTTTATATTGTTAAAGAATCAGAAAAGATAAAAGATGCTTTCTGACTCGTTATGGACACGGCACAAATAAATATGGGTTTCCAAAAACACATCATTGCAGTTGGCGGGGGGAAAGGTGGTATTGGTAAAAGTGTCATCTGCACCAATCTTGCCGTCGGTCTGGCTTTGTCCGGAAAAAATGTCGTTCTTGTGGACACAGATTTCGGATCGGCCAACCTGCATGCTCTTTTGGGCATAAATTTTCCAACGCACGGGTTCATGGATTATTTCCATAATAACTCCTCGGACCTGCAGTCACTCCTCCTGGAAACAGGCATCGGCAAATTAAAGCTTGTTTGTGCCGCAGGCGATAACCCCGGAAGCGCCAACATTGACAGCAAGAGCTTAGAGACTATCAAGAGCTTCATACGCAATCTGGAAGCAGACTATATTTTCCTGGATCTGGCTCCAGGCGCCAATTACTCGGTCATTGATTTTTTCAATCTCGGTCATACCGGTCTGGTGTTAACGACCCCTGAAATGACATCGGTCATGAGCACCTTCAGCTTCATACGAGCCTCGCTGTTTCGGCAAATCAGCGAAGCGTTTAAAGAGCAGCCCGAAATCAGGAAACTCGTGGACCATTCAAACCCGGCACACGCCGATATGGAAACCTACTGCATTGACGTTCTTAAGGAGAAATTGATCGACATGGACCCGGCTCACGAATCGACCGTCGAGTCCATCGTCAATTCTTTTAAACCACAATTGGTGGTGAATCGAGTCCGCTACAAGCAGGAACTTTCGGTGGGTGAAAGTCTCATTCAACTGGTTAAAAAATATCTCGGTGTCGAGTTAAATTATCTCGCGTATTTAATGGAGAGCGACCGGGTGAGGGATTCCGTGGACGAAATGGTACCATTTCTAATGAAAGAACCGGAAAGCAATCCTTCAAAGAACCTGAAAAAAATCATCAACGCATTGACAGATACAGAAGCTCAATTGACAACTCATAATGGAGAAGCGTTTGCCACCCAACACGGAAAGGTTTCCTCGGGTAAAAATACCTGATTGATTCATCCAGCGCTCCACACCCGTCAAAAACCTCCAAACATACCATCCAATTTACCTCCGTTCACAGGAAGCAGAAAAATTTTCCCTTAACAATATTATTCCCGTTTCGCAATGGTCCAAACCCCGGACAAACCAAAATCCAAAATAAGACTTTTGGTTTTGAGTCACGAAACCCTGCCCTTCATCAAACAAGACGAGCTCATTCTAAAAAAGCATTTTACCACAAACGTATATTCTTTGAGTTCCTATGACACGATTCCCACTGCTTTAAAAAATTATGGAAATGTCATTCTCTGGCTTATAAAAAACATTCGTCACTATGATGGGTTATTCCTCACCTTTGCGGACGTTTATGGATTTTTTCTGTCCATCTTCGCCCGCCTTTTTAAAAAAAAGCTATTCGTCCGGGTGGGTGGTTTCGACGCCGCATGGATCCCCGAATTAAAATATGGAACCTATCATAATAAACGATCGCGATTTTTTTCCTGGTTCACCTACAAAACCGCGAGCAAAATTTTACCCGTCAGCAAAACTCTGGTTCATGATACGGGAAACCATTTGGGCCTCAACATTCCAGAGCAGGGGATAAAGGTTTTCTATCCAGACGTAGATCCAGAAAAAATAATCGTGATTCCAAACGGCTACGAATCATCGACCTTCAAACCCAATGCAAAAAAAAAAAGAACCGACACCATCCTCATGGTCGGTAATATAAAAAACCACCAAACCTTTAAAATTAAAGGAGTGGATATTTATTTAAACCTTGCCAGAGCCACACCTGAATTAAACTTCACCCTTGTGGGAGCAAACTCTCAATTATTACAACAATGGATCGAACTCCCATCGAACCTAACCGTCATCCCCCATGTTTCCCACAACGAATTACCCCAGTATTACCAAATGGCCAAGGTTTATATGTGCCTTTCCATCAGCGAAGGCATGCCAAATGTATTGTCCGAAGCCATGCTTTCAGGATGTGTTCCCATGGGTTTTAAGATCAGTTGCATCCCTGAAATTATAGGAAGCACAGGCGTGGTGCTCGACAGTCTGAATATTGACAAGATCAAGTCAGGTTTATTTCAGGCTTTAAAGATGGACGGAGAGAAAGCGCGAGAACAAATAAAGACGCACTACCCACTGGAAGCGCGGGAAAAAAGACTGGTGCAAATCATTGAGTCTGAGTTTTTATCAGAGAAAGCTTAAATTGAAGTTCACCTCCACACTTGCCGGCGTGGCCGGATTAAATATCCTTCTCGCATTCGGGTTTAACTGGTACACCATGACCACATTGGGTCCCGGTTTTGAAACAGACGCGCTATACGCTGGTCTGGTTGTTCCCAGTTTTATATTGGCCATATTTATCGGCTCACTCGAAAGTGTGCTGGTTCCTTTGCTCGCTACTGAAAAAACAGGCATCTTTGCAAAGCAAGCCTGGACTTTTTTCCAAGGAGTTGGTTTTTTTTACGGAACCGCGGCTGTCTTACTTTGGATATCAGCGCCTGTATGGGCTCCATGGATTGTTCCTGGTTTCGACGCCATTACGAAATCCCTTGTCATTTCATTGATCCAAATTCATTTGCTCAGCATGGTGGGGAGCGCCCTGATTGCTGTTTTGGCCTGTGTTTACCATGCCCGTCAGAAGTTTCTGATGATCGAAATAACTTCAACCATTTCAGGTTTTATCGGACTCTGTTTTCTAATATGGGGTTTACCGCGTTACGGCGTGCAGGCCGCCGCCTGGGCAACAGTGATCAAGACATTTTTTCAGGTCCTCTGTTTGATCCATGGGCTGGGTACTTATAAAAAACCCGATTGGGGAGGGCAAACTTTTAAAGAAGCCTGGCGACGTTTGCGACCTTTAGTGCTGGGAAACACCTATTACAAGACCGATCAACTGGTAGACACTTATCTGGCCTCTCTGGCTCCCGCAGGCGGGTTATCCTTACTTTACCTTGCCAGACAGATTTATTCTTCCGGACATCAGATCTTAGGCAAAGCCATTGCAAATCCCACCGTTCCCTTACTTGCGAAAAAGGCGAGTCAGGCAGAATGGCTTTCCTATTCTAAAATCAGCACGAATAGAACCCGGTGGATGTTTGGGTTGACCGCCACGGCTTTCCTTGGAATCTTGTTTCTGGGAAAACCCGCACTCACCCTCTTGTTCGGTTATGGAAGGTTTGAGGAATCGAGTTTGATGTTGCTATGGTTTCTCTTGATCGCCCTGGTCGGCTTTTGGATGGGAGGCCCGATGGGGCAGATAGTTTCATTGAGTTTTTACGCCAAAGGAAATACCACAACACCCACAAAAATCGGCGTTTTTGGCTTTACGGTAGGAATCTTTCTCAAACTGGGAGGTTTTTACTTGTGGGGGATCCTGGGAATTGCCATCGGAACTTCTATGTATTATTTTCTCAATTTGATTCTACTTCGGTATATACTATTGAATAAATTGAAGAAACGAATATCTGACAACCAAGCCAACTGATCATTCCATGCCTGCAATCGCTTCCCAAAGGATCACCGAGAAAGTCGAACTGGAATCATCTCCCTGCCCTTTGGGATGTCCACCGGAGGATGATTTTGTTCTCACAGGCCGAGATCGAATTCA from Nitrospinaceae bacterium includes these protein-coding regions:
- the lgt gene encoding prolipoprotein diacylglyceryl transferase, encoding MHPILLEFGFIKIFTYGLLVATGFFVAILFASNLAKNEGLDPQKIVDLCFYILVSSLLGARLLYVIVEHEYFLAHPLEIFKFWKGGLVYYGGLILGMIVAVLYLKKKEMPLWQTADILAPSIAIGQAIGRWGCFFAGCCYGVKTDVPWAIVFSDPNSLAPQGIPLHPTQVYLSINAVVIFSILLWLRKRKSFDGQIIWAYGVLYSIGRFIIEYFRGDDRGYAVESLFSTSQFIGILIFGISVFMLITMGRNRTGPSLSQK
- the lspA gene encoding lipoprotein signal peptidase, giving the protein MKNKYLTLFLLSNVLILVDQYSKFMITTHLPLYYSIEVIEGFFNLTHVRNPGVAFGLFANMESQYKAWIFVSISIAAIVAILVIYHQTPREHRMVRTGLILIFSGAIGNVIDRIVYKEVIDFLDVYFQGYHFPAFNFADSCISIGVGLMILDLFQKHPKQLASSHTAQKPTDSGQD
- the ileS gene encoding isoleucine--tRNA ligase, encoding MDYKETLNLPQTDFPMKANLTKREPEILARWEKEDLYGEIRRQFKGKPKFVFHDGPPYANGNIHMGHALNKILKDFIVKIATMKGFDATFIPGWDCHGLPIEHQVTKAQKAKKLKPDKNEIRKLCREYADKYVAIQKDEFIRLGVFGDWNRPYLTMDYSYEATIVREFGKFVMSGQVYQGMKPVHWCTSCRTALAEAEVEYADRSSPSIYVKFPVKSNLPFPFDSLDKDKTFFVIWTTTPWTLPANLAVCLHPDFQYVAVEVDGQNLIVAEDRLPALILEWDIKDYKVLGKCAGKELENAVCRHPFIDRDSKVILGDHVTLEQGTGCVHTAPGHGQDDYVVGNKYGLETYNPVDDAGVFVPEVEHFGGQFVTKANPAIIEKLRADGYLQAEHTIQHSYPHCWRCHQPIIFRATRQWFIPMDKEGLRKKALEAIERVEWVPKWGKERIYNMVENRPDWCVSRQRAWGVPIAIFSCASCEEILRSEKVFQHIVELVEKNGADFWFEKDAEELLPSGTACSCGSEKFIKENDILDVWFDSGVSHAAVVENNPDLQWPADLYLEGSDQHRGWFHSSLLESIGTRGKEPYKTVLTHGYVVDGKGKKMSKSEGNVIAPQKIIDQYGAEVLRLWVASENYREDIRLSQEILKRLTEAYRKIRNTFRYFLGNLHDFVPEQDQVPTNDLLEIDRYILHRYKLLVEKILKAYENYEFHIFYQAFYNFCVVDLSNFYLDILKDRLYTFPKASQERRSGQTALYILLRDMSRLMAPILSFTAEEVWSYMPEGGVTEKSVHQSLFPDASKLHLADDVIAKWETLVELKGEVSKALEFCRRDKVIGHSLDAVVKLVLPEAIKKTLNGEFEELKFIFIVSQVEVVDSLKGENGVYQSEVLEGVQVLPKPMGGQKCERCWNYFLEAVETTEHANICSRCVKNLQATTA
- the trpS gene encoding tryptophan--tRNA ligase, translated to MKRKRILSGMQPSGKLHLGNYHGALKNWLALQEDYDCFYFVADWHALTTLYEKPHLIKQFSFEVAVDWLASGLDPEKCTLFVQSEIPEHAELHLLLSMIVPVPWLERNPTYKEKQGEIKNVDMSSYGFLGYPVLQTADVVLYKADFVPVGIDQAPHLEISREIVRRFHNLYKKKVFVEPAAKISEIPKLNGIDGRKMSKSYNNAIYLSDTEKEITKKVKGMLTDPQRARREDPGEPDVCNLFPFHKLYSSKEMQEEIIPACRTAQIGCGDCKLKLVDSMLAGMRPIMEKRQEIAAKPKEVKEILRAGTEKAGKVANATLREVKQCMKI
- a CDS encoding protease, whose protein sequence is MDKTQLLILMTPVVLFSLTVHEYSHGKVAYLLGDDTAKRMGRLTFNPLKHLDIVGVLFFYFVGFGWAKPVPVDWRNFQNPRRDMMYVALAGPLSNVALAVVCSVFIRLISPQENVILFVLLSFGVFINVALAIFNMLPVAPLDGGSVIKGLVSHEVAETISRYDRFGAVLILGIFLLDHFAHTGILGTILGLPINYSVFFLTQETFPALQQVLMASFR